From Enhydrobacter sp., the proteins below share one genomic window:
- a CDS encoding ABC transporter ATP-binding protein, translating into MSAILEVRDLRTQFHTLDGVVRAVDGVSFDVERGETLGIVGESGCGKSVTALSILRLIPPETGRIASGSIRFEGRELTGLGEEEMKGLRGHRISMIFQEPMTSLNPVLTVGTQIAENVVRHLNVSWKRARERAFQMLDLVRIADARRRLGEYPHQLSGGMRQRVMIAMALSCDPQVLIADEPTTALDVTIQAQILDLMLELKEKTGTAIVLITHDLGVVAETTQRVVVMYAGRKVEEAPVEALFDNPLHPYTRGLMQAIPRLDVEADAAGSRPRLQEIPGLVPILTKPIVGCAFAARCSLATDRCRRDAPPFVDAGDGHTVACWEARP; encoded by the coding sequence GTGAGTGCCATCCTCGAGGTCAGGGACCTGCGCACGCAATTCCACACGCTCGACGGCGTGGTGCGCGCGGTCGACGGCGTGTCGTTTGACGTCGAACGCGGCGAGACGCTGGGCATTGTCGGCGAATCGGGCTGCGGCAAGTCGGTGACGGCGCTTTCCATCCTGCGTCTCATCCCACCGGAGACCGGCCGCATCGCCTCGGGCTCGATCCGCTTCGAGGGGCGCGAGCTGACGGGCCTGGGTGAGGAGGAGATGAAGGGCCTGCGCGGCCACCGCATCTCGATGATCTTCCAGGAGCCGATGACCAGCCTCAATCCGGTGCTGACGGTTGGCACGCAGATCGCCGAGAACGTTGTGCGGCACCTCAACGTCTCGTGGAAACGGGCGCGCGAGCGCGCCTTCCAGATGCTCGACCTGGTGCGCATCGCCGACGCGCGGCGGCGGCTCGGCGAATATCCGCACCAGCTCTCGGGTGGCATGCGACAGCGCGTGATGATCGCCATGGCGTTGAGCTGCGATCCGCAGGTGCTGATCGCCGACGAGCCGACCACCGCGCTCGACGTCACCATCCAGGCGCAGATTCTCGATCTCATGCTGGAACTCAAGGAGAAGACCGGCACGGCGATCGTGCTGATCACACACGATCTCGGCGTCGTCGCCGAGACGACCCAGCGAGTGGTCGTGATGTATGCCGGGCGCAAGGTCGAGGAGGCGCCGGTCGAGGCGCTGTTCGACAATCCGCTGCACCCCTATACGCGCGGGCTCATGCAGGCGATCCCGCGACTCGACGTCGAGGCCGACGCCGCAGGCAGCCGGCCGCGCCTGCAGGAGATTCCGGGTCTGGTGCCGATTCTCACCAAGCCGATCGTCGGCTGTGCCTTTGCCGCGCGCTGCAGCCTCGCGACGGATCGCTGCCGCCGCGACGCACCGCCCTTCGTCGATGCCGGCGACGGTCACACCGTGGCGTGCTGGGAGGCACGGCCATGA
- a CDS encoding ABC transporter substrate-binding protein encodes MLLRVFAILLALAAPLTAMAQEKVLRAVMHADVRVIDPIWTTQTIANIHGMLVYDTLFGNDREMKPRPQMVGKYEISDDKLTYTFTLRDGLKFSDGSPVTTRDVIASLARWGKKDGVGIRLMSFVDKMEPVDDRTFRMVLKRPYGMVLESLGKTNSSVAVIMREKEAQTDPQQQVKESVGSGPFMFAKDQWVPGSKAVYVKNPHYVPRPGNEPPSSFSGSKIAGVDRIELVWISDPQTAMSALINGEIDFFEAPSIDFLPILEKARGVKLMKTGDLDSTHGMIRLNHLHPPFNNPKARQAMYHLINQEDFLRAVVGNPAYYRVCHGLITCGSPLANDGGSALMKEYNPKKALQLMKEAGYNGEPITVLQATDHVTITPATQVLIQAMREAGLNVDAQAMDWGTVVTRRAKKDPPAQGGWNIFVTTTGGVGSSNPVLHTWIGAACDKGLFGWPCDAKIEELRNAFAFAQTDEERKKIARDLQTLAMEQVVYIPFGQWTVPLAYRADRLDGIVPNTGLAVLWGITKK; translated from the coding sequence ATGTTGCTCAGAGTATTCGCGATCCTGTTGGCGCTCGCCGCTCCGTTGACGGCGATGGCCCAGGAGAAGGTCCTGCGCGCCGTCATGCACGCCGACGTCCGCGTCATCGACCCGATCTGGACCACCCAGACCATCGCCAACATCCACGGCATGCTGGTCTACGACACGCTGTTCGGAAACGACCGCGAGATGAAGCCCAGGCCGCAAATGGTCGGCAAGTACGAGATCAGCGACGACAAGCTCACCTACACCTTCACCCTGCGCGACGGGCTCAAGTTCAGCGACGGCTCGCCGGTCACCACCCGGGATGTCATCGCCTCCCTCGCGCGCTGGGGCAAGAAGGACGGCGTCGGCATCCGCCTGATGTCGTTCGTCGACAAGATGGAGCCGGTCGACGACAGGACGTTCCGCATGGTGCTGAAGCGGCCCTACGGCATGGTGCTGGAGTCGCTCGGCAAGACCAATTCGTCGGTCGCCGTCATCATGCGGGAGAAGGAAGCGCAGACCGATCCGCAGCAGCAGGTCAAGGAGTCGGTCGGCTCGGGCCCGTTCATGTTCGCCAAGGACCAGTGGGTGCCGGGCAGCAAGGCGGTCTACGTGAAGAATCCCCACTACGTGCCGCGGCCGGGCAACGAGCCGCCCTCGTCCTTCTCCGGCTCGAAGATCGCCGGCGTCGACAGGATCGAGCTGGTGTGGATCTCCGATCCGCAGACCGCCATGTCGGCACTGATCAACGGCGAGATCGATTTCTTCGAGGCGCCGAGCATCGACTTCCTGCCGATCCTGGAGAAGGCGCGCGGCGTCAAGCTGATGAAGACCGGCGACCTCGACAGCACGCATGGCATGATCCGGCTGAACCATCTCCATCCGCCCTTCAACAATCCGAAGGCGCGCCAGGCGATGTACCACCTGATCAACCAGGAGGATTTCCTGCGCGCCGTCGTCGGCAACCCGGCCTACTACCGCGTCTGTCACGGCTTGATCACCTGCGGCTCGCCGCTCGCCAACGACGGCGGCAGTGCGCTGATGAAGGAATACAATCCGAAGAAGGCGCTGCAGCTCATGAAGGAAGCCGGCTACAACGGCGAGCCGATCACCGTGCTGCAGGCGACCGATCACGTTACCATCACGCCGGCCACGCAGGTGCTGATCCAGGCAATGCGCGAGGCCGGCCTCAACGTCGATGCGCAGGCGATGGACTGGGGCACGGTCGTGACGCGCCGCGCCAAGAAGGATCCGCCGGCTCAGGGCGGCTGGAACATCTTCGTCACCACGACCGGCGGCGTCGGTTCGTCGAATCCGGTGCTGCACACCTGGATCGGCGCGGCCTGCGACAAGGGCCTGTTCGGCTGGCCGTGCGACGCCAAGATCGAGGAACTGCGCAACGCCTTCGCTTTCGCCCAGACGGACGAGGAGCGCAAGAAGATAGCGCGCGATCTGCAGACGCTCGCCATGGAGCAGGTCGTCTATATCCCGTTCGGGCAATGGACGGTGCCGCTCGCCTACCGCGCCGACCGCCTCGACGGCATCGTGCCCAATACCGGACTGGCCGTGCTGTGGGGAATCACCAAGAAGTGA
- a CDS encoding ATP-binding cassette domain-containing protein, with protein MSAVLEVRDLVKHFPIHGGLLQRRVGAVKAVDGVSFAIAKGETLGLVGESGCGKSTIGKTVLKLVEPTSGRILLGGEDVTQLKPGAMWPHRRRIQTIFQDPYSSMNPRLAAGTIVGEPLENFDIARGKERDERVAALFRRVGLRPDSMRKFAHEFSGGQRQRLGIAKALSVNPDLIVADEPVSALDVSVQAQVLNLLIDLQEEYGLAYLFISHDLAVMRHISHRIAVMYLGRIVELTTKRTLFTNPLHPYTEALLSAATAPDPRRRRKKKAIVQGDVPSPAKPPPGCHFHTRCPHVRPECRITVPALREVAPGHHVACLLR; from the coding sequence ATGAGCGCTGTCCTCGAGGTCAGGGACCTAGTGAAGCATTTCCCGATCCACGGCGGGCTCCTGCAGCGGCGTGTCGGCGCGGTGAAGGCGGTTGACGGCGTGAGCTTTGCCATAGCCAAGGGCGAGACGCTGGGCCTGGTGGGCGAATCCGGGTGCGGAAAGTCGACCATCGGCAAGACGGTGCTGAAGCTCGTCGAGCCGACATCAGGCCGTATCCTGCTGGGCGGCGAGGACGTGACGCAGCTCAAGCCCGGCGCGATGTGGCCGCACCGGCGGCGCATCCAGACCATCTTCCAGGACCCGTACTCGTCGATGAACCCACGCCTGGCGGCCGGCACCATCGTCGGCGAGCCATTGGAGAATTTCGACATCGCGCGCGGCAAGGAGCGCGATGAACGGGTCGCCGCGCTGTTCCGGCGCGTCGGACTGCGACCCGATTCGATGCGCAAGTTCGCCCACGAATTCTCGGGCGGCCAGCGCCAGCGACTGGGCATTGCCAAGGCATTGTCGGTCAATCCCGACCTGATCGTGGCCGACGAGCCGGTGTCGGCGCTCGACGTGTCGGTGCAGGCACAGGTGCTGAACCTGCTGATCGACCTGCAGGAGGAGTACGGCCTCGCCTATCTCTTCATCAGCCACGACCTCGCGGTGATGCGGCACATCAGCCATCGCATCGCCGTGATGTATCTCGGCCGCATCGTCGAACTGACGACCAAGCGCACGCTGTTCACCAATCCGCTGCACCCCTACACCGAGGCTCTGCTGTCGGCCGCCACCGCACCCGACCCCAGGCGGCGGCGCAAGAAGAAGGCGATCGTCCAGGGCGACGTGCCGAGCCCGGCCAAGCCACCGCCCGGCTGCCATTTCCATACCCGTTGTCCACATGTCAGGCCGGAGTGCAGGATCACCGTCCCGGCGTTGCGCGAGGTCGCACCGGGTCATCACGTGGCCTGCCTGCTGCGTTAG
- a CDS encoding ABC transporter permease produces MAIAADDLALPSRRFSLGVAIRRNPTIAFGGALLLALILVAIVGPSFVGDPFKIAPVNRLRPPSERWWFGTDQFGRDVFTRTVYGARVSLIVGLSVAAVSSVLGLALGLACGYFRAVDAIVMRIMDGLMAIPSILLAIALITLTRPGLAIVIVAIVIPEVPRIVRVVRAVVLAIRAQPYVESAIAGGTRNLKLLVRHVLPNTLAPLIVQSTYVCAAAMLVEASLSFLGAGVPPEVPSWGNIIAQGRTFFQIAPWTILIPGAFLAVTVLAVNLLGDGLRDRLDPRLARRL; encoded by the coding sequence ATGGCCATTGCCGCAGACGACCTTGCCCTGCCGTCCCGACGCTTTTCGCTCGGCGTCGCGATCCGCCGCAATCCGACCATCGCTTTCGGCGGCGCGCTGCTCCTCGCGCTGATCCTCGTCGCCATCGTCGGGCCGAGCTTCGTCGGTGACCCCTTCAAGATCGCCCCGGTCAACCGCCTGCGCCCGCCGTCGGAGCGCTGGTGGTTCGGCACCGACCAGTTCGGCCGCGATGTCTTCACCCGCACGGTCTACGGCGCGCGCGTGTCGCTGATCGTCGGCCTGTCGGTGGCGGCGGTCTCGAGTGTTCTGGGCCTCGCGCTCGGCCTCGCCTGCGGCTACTTCCGCGCCGTCGACGCCATCGTCATGCGCATCATGGACGGGTTGATGGCGATCCCCTCGATCCTGCTCGCCATCGCGCTGATCACGCTGACGCGGCCCGGCCTCGCCATCGTCATCGTCGCCATCGTCATCCCCGAGGTGCCGCGCATCGTGCGGGTCGTGCGGGCGGTGGTGCTGGCGATCCGTGCCCAACCCTATGTCGAAAGCGCCATCGCCGGCGGCACGAGGAACCTGAAGCTGCTGGTGCGCCACGTCCTGCCCAACACGCTGGCGCCGCTGATCGTGCAATCGACCTATGTCTGCGCCGCGGCCATGCTGGTCGAGGCGAGCCTTTCCTTCCTGGGAGCCGGGGTGCCGCCCGAGGTGCCGAGCTGGGGCAACATCATCGCGCAGGGTCGTACCTTCTTCCAGATCGCGCCCTGGACGATCCTGATTCCCGGCGCCTTTCTCGCGGTCACAGTGCTGGCGGTGAACCTGCTGGGCGACGGACTGCGCGACCGGCTCGATCCGCGGCTGGCGAGACGACTGTGA
- a CDS encoding ABC transporter permease produces the protein MTAYIVRRLFATLPVMAVVALFVFFLLRLAPGDPAAIIAGEDATAEAIEAVRHKLGLDRPVVEQFVVWLWGLMQGDLGVSIFSNLAVTRLIAQRVEPTVALTLSTLLVAVSLAIPIGVLAAWKARKLVDRLVMGFAVLGFAMPVFVLAYVLIYFFALQWQLLPVQGYRPIGEGFWPFVESLVLPSFALGVTYMALIARITRASMLEVLQQDYIRTANAKGLATDRVLLLHALKNASVPIVTVIGIGIALLISGVVITETVFNIPGLGRLTVDAVLKRDYPIVQGLILVFAAAKVLVNLAIDISYAFLDPRIRY, from the coding sequence ATGACCGCGTATATCGTCCGTCGTCTCTTCGCCACCCTGCCCGTGATGGCAGTGGTCGCGCTGTTCGTGTTCTTCCTGTTGCGCCTCGCGCCCGGCGATCCGGCGGCGATCATCGCGGGTGAAGATGCCACGGCGGAGGCGATCGAGGCGGTGCGCCACAAGCTCGGCCTCGACCGTCCGGTCGTCGAGCAGTTCGTCGTCTGGCTGTGGGGCCTGATGCAGGGCGACCTCGGCGTCTCGATCTTCTCCAATCTCGCGGTCACTCGGCTGATCGCCCAGCGCGTCGAGCCGACGGTGGCGCTGACCCTGTCGACACTGCTGGTCGCCGTTTCGCTCGCCATTCCGATCGGTGTGCTGGCGGCGTGGAAGGCGCGCAAGCTGGTCGATCGTCTGGTCATGGGTTTCGCCGTACTCGGCTTCGCCATGCCGGTCTTCGTGCTGGCCTACGTGCTGATCTACTTCTTCGCCCTGCAGTGGCAACTCCTGCCGGTGCAGGGATACCGGCCGATCGGCGAGGGGTTCTGGCCGTTCGTCGAGAGCCTCGTCCTGCCGTCCTTCGCGCTCGGCGTCACCTACATGGCGCTGATCGCGCGCATCACCCGGGCGTCGATGCTCGAGGTGCTGCAGCAGGACTATATCCGCACCGCCAACGCCAAGGGCCTCGCGACCGACCGCGTGCTGCTGCTGCACGCGCTGAAGAACGCCTCGGTGCCGATCGTCACCGTGATCGGCATCGGCATCGCCCTGCTGATCTCCGGCGTAGTCATCACCGAGACGGTGTTCAACATCCCGGGCCTCGGCCGGCTCACCGTCGATGCGGTGCTCAAGCGGGACTATCCGATCGTGCAGGGGCTGATTCTGGTGTTCGCCGCGGCCAAGGTGCTGGTGAACCTGGCGATCGATATCTCCTACGCCTTTCTCGATCCGCGCATCCGGTACTGA
- a CDS encoding aminotransferase class V-fold PLP-dependent enzyme, whose protein sequence is MEGSPMRLNSHPSGRHFLQIPGPTNVPDRILRAMDHPTIDHRGPEFNTLAKKILRSVRQVFQTRQPVVVFPASGTGAWEAALVNTLSPGDLVLMWETGHFASLWKKMADRLGIKSEFMGGDWRKPADPAAIEKRLKDDTDHAIKAVCIVHNETSTGVVSDVSAIRQAIDGARHPALLLVDTISSLGSIDYRHDAWGVDVTVAGSQKGLMLPPGLSFNAVSEKAVAASKGSKMPKSFWNWEEMISANANGWFPYTPATNLLYGLNEACDMLLEEGLDAVFARHARHAEATRTAVKAWGLEILCSDPGAYSGSLTAILMPEGHDADAFRKVALENFNLSLGQGLSKVAGKVFRIGHLGDFNDLMLMGTLSGVEMALGLAGVPHETGGAQAALTYLRDTAPGARQS, encoded by the coding sequence ATGGAAGGGAGCCCCATGCGCTTGAACTCGCATCCCAGCGGACGGCATTTCCTGCAGATTCCCGGCCCGACCAACGTGCCCGACCGCATCCTGCGGGCGATGGATCATCCGACCATCGATCACCGCGGCCCCGAGTTCAACACGCTCGCTAAGAAGATCCTGCGCAGCGTGCGCCAAGTCTTCCAGACCCGCCAACCGGTCGTCGTCTTTCCCGCTTCCGGCACGGGCGCGTGGGAGGCCGCGCTGGTCAACACCCTCTCGCCCGGCGACCTGGTGCTGATGTGGGAGACCGGCCATTTTGCCTCGCTGTGGAAGAAGATGGCCGACCGGCTGGGCATCAAGTCGGAGTTCATGGGCGGCGACTGGCGCAAGCCGGCCGACCCCGCGGCGATCGAGAAACGACTGAAGGACGACACCGATCACGCCATCAAGGCCGTCTGCATCGTGCACAACGAGACCTCGACCGGCGTCGTCAGCGACGTCAGCGCGATCCGCCAGGCCATCGACGGCGCCAGGCATCCGGCGCTCCTCCTCGTCGACACGATCTCGTCCTTGGGATCGATCGACTACCGCCACGACGCCTGGGGCGTCGACGTCACGGTGGCCGGCTCGCAGAAGGGCCTGATGTTGCCGCCCGGCCTCTCCTTCAATGCCGTGAGCGAGAAGGCGGTCGCGGCGTCGAAGGGCTCGAAGATGCCGAAGTCGTTCTGGAACTGGGAAGAGATGATCTCGGCCAACGCCAACGGCTGGTTCCCCTACACGCCCGCCACCAACCTCCTCTATGGCCTCAACGAGGCCTGCGACATGCTGCTGGAGGAAGGGCTCGACGCGGTGTTCGCGCGCCATGCGCGCCACGCCGAGGCGACGCGCACGGCCGTCAAGGCCTGGGGACTGGAGATCCTGTGCAGCGACCCCGGCGCCTATTCGGGTTCGCTCACCGCGATCCTGATGCCCGAGGGCCACGATGCCGACGCCTTCCGCAAGGTGGCGCTCGAGAACTTCAACCTGTCGCTCGGCCAGGGCCTCAGCAAGGTCGCCGGCAAGGTGTTCCGCATCGGCCATCTCGGCGACTTCAACGACCTGATGCTGATGGGCACGCTCTCGGGCGTCGAGATGGCGCTCGGGCTCGCCGGGGTGCCGCACGAGACGGGCGGGGCGCAGGCCGCCCTCACCTACCTGCGCGACACCGCGCCGGGCGCCCGGCAATCGTGA
- a CDS encoding GntR family transcriptional regulator has product MDGSTLAISRTTLPEAAAERLRTLIIEGVLAPGARLNERELSERLGVSRTPLREAFRMLAAEGLLAQLPNRGVQVVALSREDVRHAFEVMASLEGLAGELAAGRVTDRDIVDLRTLQADMEVAHERRDLPTYYGINRAIHDRINAIAGNPVLTQSYRTLNARLHALRFRSNLNCRKWDKAVAEHRSMVAALAARDSDRLRDLLVKHLRAKLAAVMETMGQP; this is encoded by the coding sequence ATGGACGGCTCGACCCTCGCCATTTCGCGGACCACCTTGCCGGAAGCCGCCGCCGAACGGTTGCGCACGCTGATCATCGAAGGCGTGTTGGCCCCGGGGGCGCGGCTCAACGAGCGTGAGCTCAGCGAACGGCTCGGCGTCTCGCGCACGCCGCTGCGCGAGGCTTTCCGCATGCTGGCGGCCGAAGGCCTGCTGGCGCAGCTGCCCAATCGAGGCGTCCAGGTCGTGGCGCTGTCGCGCGAGGACGTGCGGCATGCGTTCGAGGTCATGGCGTCGCTCGAGGGGCTGGCCGGCGAGCTGGCGGCGGGCCGCGTCACCGACCGCGATATCGTCGACCTGCGTACCCTGCAGGCGGACATGGAAGTCGCTCACGAGCGGCGCGACCTGCCGACATACTACGGCATCAACCGGGCCATCCATGACCGCATCAACGCCATCGCCGGCAATCCGGTGCTGACGCAGAGCTATCGCACGCTCAATGCGCGGCTGCATGCGCTGCGCTTTCGGTCGAATCTCAATTGCCGCAAGTGGGACAAGGCGGTCGCGGAACACCGTTCCATGGTCGCCGCCCTTGCCGCCCGCGATAGCGACAGGCTACGTGACCTGCTGGTGAAGCACCTGCGGGCCAAGCTGGCGGCCGTGATGGAGACGATGGGGCAGCCGTGA
- a CDS encoding FAD-binding protein, translating to MSALEQDLRRTIKGDVLFDRASRGRYSTDASIYQVEPVGIVVPRDETDLALALDVARDAGAAILPRGAGTSQCGQTVGEALVVDFSKYMRAVVGFDKDRAEVTVQPGVVLDQLNAWLRPHGLWYPVDVSTSAQCTLGGMAGNNSCGSRSIRYGNMVHNVAAIDAVLADGTRARFDSRRPEDMAPTVRAIADKAAALAFAEREEIARMYPKVLRRVGGYNLDIFFPQSERPYTTDNSLNLAHLLVGSEGTLAVTERLTLKLALLPKHKALGVVNFPTFYKAMESAQHIVKLKPTAVELVDRTMIELARANPAFRPVIERALIGAPEAILLVEFAGEEHDDQLRDLARLVELMADLGLPGSVVEMPEPRPQAELWEVRKAGLNIMMSMRGDGKPVSFIEDCAVPLEHLADYTARLTQVFEKHGTRGTWYAHASVGTLHVRPILDMRRDGADRMRAIAEEASALVREYKGAYSGEHGDGLVRSEWVSWQFGPRLTRAFEAIKDAFDPEGRLNPGKIVRPSRMDDRTLFRFKPGYRAVDYKPALDWSAWDVQNDPRTEHLSEPGSGGDPTGGFAKAAEMCNNNGHCRKFDAGTMCPSFRVTRDEIHLTRGRANTLRLALSGQLGPDALLSNDVARALDLCVSCKGCKRDCPTGVDMARMKIEVKSARRMSKGLSWRDRMIGSLPEIAPWARRMPWLFNLAWVVQSYLGFARQRKLPNWRRDTFLATTDVDAGDATVAIFADTFSNNFEPEILHAARRVLEAAGHRVAVAWPTIGAPALCCGRTFLATGQVDRARGEAMRVLEALYPFILRDVPVVGLEPSCLFTMRDEFLALGLGEPARRTAEGVMLFEEFLVREKRAERLALDLVPLPQKKALLHGHCHQKAFGAMGAVQEALSLVPGLEVAPIESSCCGMAGSFGYEAEHYEASMAMAELSLLPAVRKAPPDAIIVADGTSCRHQIADGADRQAVHVAQVLERALA from the coding sequence GTGAGCGCGCTCGAACAAGACCTGCGCCGGACCATCAAGGGCGACGTCCTGTTCGACAGAGCGTCGCGCGGGCGCTATTCGACCGACGCTTCGATCTACCAGGTCGAGCCAGTCGGCATCGTCGTGCCGCGCGACGAGACGGACCTCGCGCTGGCGCTCGACGTGGCGCGCGATGCCGGGGCGGCGATCCTGCCGCGCGGCGCTGGCACCTCGCAGTGCGGCCAGACGGTGGGCGAGGCGCTGGTCGTCGATTTCTCGAAGTACATGCGCGCGGTCGTCGGCTTCGACAAGGATCGCGCCGAGGTCACGGTGCAGCCCGGCGTCGTGCTCGACCAGCTCAACGCCTGGCTGCGGCCGCACGGCCTGTGGTATCCGGTCGACGTCTCGACGTCGGCGCAGTGCACGCTGGGCGGCATGGCCGGCAACAATTCCTGCGGCAGCCGCTCGATCCGCTACGGCAACATGGTGCACAACGTCGCTGCCATCGACGCCGTCCTGGCCGACGGCACGCGCGCGCGCTTCGATTCGCGGCGGCCGGAGGACATGGCGCCCACCGTTCGCGCCATCGCCGACAAGGCGGCGGCGCTTGCCTTCGCCGAGCGCGAGGAGATCGCGCGCATGTACCCCAAAGTGCTGCGCCGCGTCGGCGGCTACAACCTCGACATATTCTTCCCCCAGTCGGAGCGGCCCTACACGACCGACAATTCGCTGAACCTAGCGCACCTGCTGGTGGGCAGCGAGGGCACGCTCGCCGTCACCGAGCGGCTGACCCTGAAGCTCGCACTGCTGCCGAAGCACAAAGCGCTGGGCGTGGTGAACTTCCCCACCTTCTACAAGGCGATGGAGTCGGCCCAGCACATCGTCAAGCTGAAGCCCACCGCCGTCGAGCTGGTCGATCGCACCATGATCGAGCTGGCGCGCGCAAACCCGGCCTTCCGGCCGGTGATCGAACGGGCCTTGATTGGTGCCCCCGAAGCGATCCTGCTGGTCGAGTTCGCCGGCGAGGAGCACGACGACCAGCTGCGCGATCTCGCGCGGCTGGTCGAATTGATGGCCGATCTCGGCCTGCCCGGCAGCGTGGTCGAGATGCCTGAGCCGCGGCCGCAGGCCGAGCTGTGGGAGGTACGCAAGGCGGGCCTCAACATCATGATGTCGATGAGAGGCGACGGCAAACCGGTGTCCTTCATTGAGGACTGCGCCGTGCCGCTGGAGCATCTGGCGGACTACACGGCACGTCTCACGCAGGTCTTCGAGAAGCACGGCACGCGCGGCACCTGGTACGCGCACGCCAGCGTCGGCACCCTGCACGTGCGGCCGATCCTCGACATGCGCCGCGACGGCGCCGACAGGATGCGGGCGATCGCCGAGGAAGCCTCGGCCCTGGTGCGCGAGTACAAGGGCGCCTACTCGGGCGAGCACGGCGACGGGCTGGTGCGCTCGGAGTGGGTGAGCTGGCAGTTCGGCCCGCGTCTCACCAGGGCCTTCGAGGCGATCAAGGACGCGTTCGATCCCGAGGGCCGGCTCAATCCCGGCAAGATCGTGCGACCCAGCCGCATGGATGACCGCACGCTGTTCCGCTTCAAGCCCGGCTATCGCGCCGTCGATTACAAGCCCGCGCTCGACTGGTCGGCGTGGGACGTGCAGAACGATCCCCGAACCGAACACCTCTCCGAGCCCGGCAGCGGCGGCGACCCGACCGGCGGTTTCGCCAAGGCCGCCGAGATGTGCAACAACAACGGTCACTGCCGGAAGTTCGACGCGGGCACGATGTGCCCCTCCTTCCGCGTCACCCGGGACGAGATCCACCTGACGCGCGGCCGCGCCAACACGTTGCGCCTCGCGCTGTCAGGCCAGCTCGGTCCAGATGCGCTGCTGTCCAACGACGTCGCGAGGGCTCTCGATCTTTGCGTGAGCTGCAAGGGATGCAAGCGCGATTGCCCGACCGGTGTCGACATGGCGCGCATGAAGATCGAGGTCAAGTCGGCACGGCGCATGAGCAAGGGGCTCAGCTGGCGCGACAGGATGATCGGCAGCCTGCCCGAGATCGCGCCTTGGGCACGCCGCATGCCGTGGCTGTTCAACCTCGCGTGGGTCGTCCAGTCCTATCTCGGCTTTGCCAGGCAGCGCAAGTTGCCGAACTGGCGCCGCGACACCTTCCTCGCGACGACCGATGTCGATGCCGGGGACGCCACCGTCGCGATCTTCGCCGACACCTTCTCCAACAATTTCGAGCCGGAGATCCTGCACGCCGCGCGGCGCGTGCTGGAGGCGGCCGGCCATCGCGTCGCCGTGGCCTGGCCAACCATCGGTGCGCCGGCGCTGTGCTGCGGGCGCACTTTCCTCGCGACCGGTCAGGTCGACCGCGCGCGCGGCGAGGCGATGCGGGTGCTGGAGGCGCTCTACCCCTTCATCCTGCGCGACGTACCGGTGGTCGGGCTGGAGCCCTCCTGCCTGTTCACCATGCGCGACGAATTCCTGGCGCTCGGCCTCGGCGAGCCGGCGCGGCGCACCGCCGAAGGCGTGATGCTGTTCGAGGAATTCCTGGTGCGCGAAAAGAGAGCGGAGCGGCTCGCGCTCGACCTCGTGCCTCTGCCGCAGAAGAAGGCGTTGCTGCACGGCCATTGCCATCAGAAGGCGTTTGGCGCGATGGGCGCGGTGCAGGAGGCGCTGTCGCTGGTGCCCGGCCTCGAGGTCGCGCCGATCGAGTCGAGCTGCTGCGGCATGGCCGGCAGCTTCGGCTACGAGGCCGAGCACTACGAGGCGTCGATGGCGATGGCCGAGTTGTCGTTGCTGCCGGCCGTTCGCAAGGCGCCGCCGGACGCGATTATCGTCGCCGACGGCACGTCCTGTCGTCATCAGATCGCCGATGGCGCGGACCGTCAGGCGGTACACGTCGCACAAGTACTGGAACGCGCGCTCGCTTAG
- a CDS encoding glutathione S-transferase family protein: MRLYVTPASPWVRRVRVCILELGIEDRFEFVQTRWPHSWGTQTVAMPADFTAATPVLRIPTLVADDVTLTDSHAICDYLNDRFGGFRLLPRDGEARWQVLPVVAIANAILEAQIMRRAETLRPDNERSHDFIAKMRDRQHRCFAALEGELPRFAASFDLAQITAAIACGYDDWRYGPDWRATAPRLAAWYDGIARRPSMQATQPSETPQS, encoded by the coding sequence ATGCGCCTCTACGTCACGCCGGCCTCGCCCTGGGTCCGGCGCGTCAGGGTGTGCATCCTCGAGCTGGGCATCGAGGACCGCTTCGAGTTCGTACAAACACGGTGGCCGCACAGCTGGGGGACGCAGACGGTCGCCATGCCGGCCGACTTCACGGCCGCCACGCCCGTCCTGCGCATTCCCACGCTCGTCGCCGATGACGTGACTCTCACCGACTCCCATGCGATCTGCGACTACCTGAACGACAGGTTCGGCGGATTCCGACTGCTGCCGCGCGACGGCGAGGCGCGATGGCAGGTGCTGCCGGTCGTCGCGATCGCGAACGCGATCCTGGAGGCGCAGATCATGCGCCGCGCCGAGACCTTGCGCCCCGACAACGAGCGCTCGCACGACTTCATCGCCAAGATGCGCGACCGGCAGCATCGCTGCTTCGCCGCGCTGGAAGGGGAGTTGCCCCGCTTCGCCGCTTCATTCGACCTGGCCCAGATCACTGCCGCCATCGCCTGCGGCTACGACGATTGGCGCTACGGGCCGGACTGGCGGGCGACCGCCCCACGGCTGGCCGCCTGGTACGACGGGATCGCGCGGCGGCCGTCGATGCAGGCGACGCAACCGTCGGAAACACCGCAGAGCTAA